In the genome of Perca flavescens isolate YP-PL-M2 chromosome 21, PFLA_1.0, whole genome shotgun sequence, the window CAGAAACCACAGTTACAGACGCCATGGCCTGGAAGGGAAGAAAGGAAAAGACTATAACATTGTTTACTGGAATAACTTCCATTTCCACACACTGAAGGGTGATACAGTATATGGAGTACAATATTGAAAGAGGATGTAAATGAACAATAAAGGAGAGGAGGACAATGTGACCAAGTAAAATTCTGTGAGAAAATGAGGGTGTGGTTGGAGTTAGGAAAAAGGCAGGAGTGGTCAATGCTTAAAActattttgtcatttgtttgcCAGGCTAATATGAGCTCCATGTTTTTATGGCTTTGTAATCCCATAACATGGAAATATTATGCACCATTTATacacatttcattaaaattcAGCCTTTGGAAATGTATTAATTTTTCATAGTAAAGACATTTCGTAGCTCTATAAGTCTGGAGCTCTTGAATTTTGATACCTCATACTGGAAGGCAGAAGTTGTAAATCATATTGTTGCAACTGTTTAAGGCCGAAAACACATTTCATTGTGTGCCTGTGGTGTCTGGAAGGCTTTTATTTTTGGCTGCatgattcagtgtgtgtgtgtgtgtgtgtgtgtgtgtgtgtgtgtgtgtgtgtgagagagtgaatttATGCGCATTGGTTTGTTGTTTTTCCATGTATCTATGTGAGTTGTGTGCGCGCAAGAGAGTGACAATGCAGGAAACATTGTGGCCTATCATGGCAAAACAATTCTCAGATAAACAATGAGACAGGAAGCTGCTTGGAACTGTCTGACTCCATAAAGGATGATCCATAAGCAAACTGCCATTACCACATGACCACACGACGGCTGGCTTTTAATTAGACCATTCTGTGTGTGGAAGAACAAAGACTATGGTGCTCGTACTGAAAAAGGTATTCCAAGACAACAACAGACCATGTTGTACACACAGAACATTTCCAGTTCTCTCCGACTTGGCCCTTTTCTGACCAAACATGGGTTTATTTTTAGCCTCATTACACCACACCAGCCAATGAGTAAGCAGAAAGGTATTTTCTTGTTAATCTATGGGCTTTTGGGAATACAGCAAAAACATTTCTGTGTGAGAGCAGCAGAGGGGGTTGAGTGATATATGATGTGATGAAGCTTGAGGCAGTCTGTGCCAAAATGTATGCAATTAACAATGCTCAAATAAaatatcccctgaccaatctcAATACCAATTCATGTGTTTTACCTACTCATATGTAACTAATAGGAATTGTTTCAGTGGAGAAGAGCACTTGTGAGAGAGGCCTGTACATTTTGACTCCATGATCcctattctttttttccttttctttgtctCCTGTCGTCCTATGCCATTTTAATCCTGCCAACTTTACTATTATAATTAGTGTGACATTTAGGGAAGTACATTTATTCTGTTTCTTTTAGAAAATAAGATGAGAAGACCAATACCACTGTCATGGCTGTCCATTTTGTATGGCGCTAAAGTTAGGAGGTGATATCTTAGCtagcattaagactggaagcagggggagaAAAAAGCAAGTCTGGCTGTCTCCAAAATtgccatttttatatttttgtttgtggaTGGATTAAACAAAGGAAATGATACCTGTTAATAACagagcattttattttatttctctggtggtatcaatcttctcttctctgcaagaaagcagaTAAGCAAAATGTCCAACTATTTACAATTTAAAGATTGATAACAATAACTCTTTTGCTTGTACGGTACTGTGAACATAAATTGtaagcagctggttagcttaagttagcttagcattaagactgtAAACAGGAGAAAAACAGCTAGTCAGGCTCTGTacaaaaggtaacaaaatccacttaccagcagcacctctaaagctcacaaacaaacacattataAAACTTGTTTGTCTATATAACCagagctgtttccagtctttatgctaaggtTAGCTAACCGACTGCTCCCAGTATCATCATCTTTAACTGACAGACAGCTGTATACATCTTCTCATCTTACTCTCAATAAGAAATCAAAAAAGCACATTTACCAAAATGTTGGACTATCCCTGAATGATGAACCAAACTTCCTATATTTCAATATACCTACATTATTGGTGGAATTATTTGCAATAAACATATAACCTCTAACTGTCAGTAATGAAAGCAAATTAACTACTATTAGAAAAAGACTGACAGCATTGTTATGTATGGTCTAACGCCTACTTTACACAGCTAATCCCAGACTGAAAAGTCACTCATAAGATCTCAATTACAAACATCCTCAGGGTAACATCATGTGTTATGACTTGATGACATACTGTCTCTTTTAAAACATGAGGAGAAGGATCATGAGGCAGTGAGTTAAAGCTCTTAACAATTACCAAGCACAAACTAATTCCAACTGTTTAAAAATCTCAACCGCAACAGAAAAAACTTTCAGAAAAGTGAGAGTGCCCTCTGACCGGAGAGAGCTACCGTTATACTTGAAAAAGGTTCCTTTGTGCATGAATCCTGTTGAACTCCGTGATACAAAAGCTTGGCCTGGCTGACAAAAACATACAACCTGAGCTTACACTCACACACGGTGCACACACCACACCTATGTTTATTGTGAATGGACCCCATGTCCTGGGCAGAAGGGATAGTTGTTATTGTTGGTAATTCTTCCCAGATGAGGTGGGTGGCAAGTCATGTGGTAAAGGGGGACTGCCAACCCCGACAGCAAAGGTATACACATTCTCTGAAACTctaccacagacacacacaatgttcATGACATCAGTCAGTGGGCCATTTTAGCCTTCTTCACCTTTCAAATGTACCAATATGGCATGTGGTTGTCAAAATAatgttaaagaaatagtttttgGGGAAACATGTTTTCGTTCAAAAagtcagatgagaagatcaataccaccctcatgtctgtgtgttaaatatattaatatacaaCAAGCAACTGGTTAGCTTACCTTAGCTTACCTTATTTTAGCATAAAAAACTGGAACTGGGGAAACAACTTTGTGTGGAACTACCACAAAGTCACTGCACCTGGCCAAAACATAGACCAGCACATAACTTCCCCTAAAAAAacattagtttttttgtgtggattaaacaaacaatatatggCGTGTCAATTAGTGAGTATTAGTGATgttggtaggcagattttgttacctttggacagagccagccTAGCCCTTTAACcccttaatgctaagctaagctaaccggctgaaGGATATGAAGAAGCACATTTCCCAAAGTGTTGCACTGTTCCTTTTAAAAAGTCAATATCATCACACGTTTTGCatcagaaaataatgaaaaaggcagagtaatcaataatgaaaacaatcattagttgcagccctatagtTGTCGATTAAATTTCTGTCAACTGACTAATTATCTAATAGTTTCAGCCCTATCATCTCAAGATGCTCAGGcaaattaattacaaaagaagaagaagctcaTAAGATCTTACCTGAGCACAGTTCCCCTTTGTAGCGCAGGCAGTTGAAGtcatcacattcacacagcttTCCCCAGACTTTTCCGAAGTCACTGCTGTGGCACACACactggccacacacacagtctccacGGCCGCTGCAGATGGCAGACTGAGGTCCTCCAGAgcctgcaggtccgctgcagcGGTCCTGCTCTGTGGGGTTATAGTCACCCTCTGCACACTCGCAGTGCGGCCCTAAGCGACCCGGGTGGCACAGGCAAATGCCACACTCATATGTGCCGTTACCTTGGTTACATTTGGGGCTATTGGGCTGGGCCTTGGTCTGGCACTTGCAGTCGCACTCAAAGTTGATAGTGATGGAGAGGGAGTCCTTGAAGCCCACAGGCTTAATGATGAaggttttcttcttctgtttggGGCAACCTCGAGCTCTGGCCTCCACGCTGAAAGAGACCTGGATGAGAGGAGGGAATTGAAATTGTGAAATGTCAAATTTTGGGGGAGAAAGAAGTATTTGGTTCAAACATGTTTTGAGCCTTgtctgttttaaatgtttttgttttgaaagagaTTCTGCATCCACACTTTGTGAAACCGATCATGCTGTATCACCCTGGTGTAGATTACATAACATGTAACAGAACTTCAATGGTTCGAGGTTACGTATTTAATAGCCTCACGCTGAAATTGTGAGCATTGTCGGTGGAAACAGCACAAAGACCTGACACAGGGAATGCCTCCATATGTATCCAGTCAAAGTAATTGTTCATTCAGCGCTGCATCCAAATCTGGTAAATGTCCAAAAGTGGGCAGTTACAACATCTGGAGAGACAGCCATATATGGCAAAAACAAGAGGGGTTGAggtagagagaaagaaatgtgtgGAGGCCAAAAAATGTCACCTGGAGTGAGGAGAGAACAAGGAAAGAGCCAAAGAAGCTGTGATAAagaaaaaatgctaaaaaaaaaacgaacaaAGAGAACTGTTTAAGCAGacagtttgttttaaatggagttGGCAAAAGAAGAACGGAAAACGGAAAGAACAGAACGACAAGAAAACATCAACTAAAAAAACTAACTCAGAGACTGAATGATGCACTTTTTTCCCATCATCTGCTTCCCACCACAAGGAACTGGGGGGATTCTAACTTTAAAGACATGTAGATAGCCCAGAAGGGAAATGGAAAGAGACCAAAAAGAAGGTGAAAATACTATATGGAACTAACTAACATGTTATTTTTGCAAATGTGTGATTATGGCCACTAGAGATAGAACATGTTGGTTGGGGTTGAGGAAGTTGGCACAAGAGTCAATAATATAGTTACATACTGTGTAAATGCTAATTTAACCTATTACATCCTTAAAACtaatttttcttaaaacaagccCTGCATCTGTTCAATGGGATGCCAATTTTTGCACCTACTTTTTCTTATACAAaccatttttttaagttttattttctttctacttgtGCAGCAATCTGCCATATATTGACATAATTTATAGAAATATCGTAACAATAGATACAACTGTCTGGTGACTGGTTTGGGTTCCTTGGACAAATATAATAGGGACATAAATGATaatttcttcaaatttttttatataatttttcaaagaaaccatccatccatccatccatccatccatcttcgtccgcttatccggtgtcgggtcgccgggggagcagctccagcaggggaccccaaacttccctttctcgagcaacattaaccagctccgactgggggatcccgaggcgttcccaggccaggttggagatataatccctccacctagtcctgggtcttcccaaTAAACCATCCATGAAGGTAAAATCAGTTCAGCTTATGAATTATTTCAACAATGATGCCATAACCTGTGTTGAGGGGTCAAACAGACATTTTAAGGGGTCACAAGCCAAAAGAAAAGGTGCACATGGACTGACCGTGTCTCCTATCTTGAGCCCAGAACAGGATTTGAGGCCAGGGATAAGCTCTCCATTCAGACAAGTGGCGTTGAAGGACAGAGACAACTCCTCTGGGACGCCTTGAAGCTCCAGCTCCACCTTGGAACGGATTTTCTGGCATTGAAAGAAAACCGcaggaaacacatacacatgaaAGGATGAGTATATAGACTTGTGCCATGAAACAAACTGCATGTTAGTTTTTAAATTAGGTTGTGCCAAGCCAAATCCAATGCTCAGTAAAATCATATCTGATCTGCCACATTGCTGACTGTTATGGAAAAGAATGCTTTTTTTACAAGCCAATACAAATAATGTCTATCTCCCAATCTGTGTGAATAACATACTTTCCTGCTTTAATTAAATGCAAGTCTTTACATTAATTTGGATGTACAGtgcacacattgacacacaaGCTTGTATGTACATCGGTTCACACATCACAAAGTCACAACCAgctaaaaaaaagctaaaataattttttcagCTAATTCACCTGTTCTCTGTATAATAAACCAACTAAAACTTGAACAATGAAACAAAGCCAGCAGGAGTCTCACACATTTGGTCAGCTTCACACATCGGCCACTGTGGAACTTCTACAAAGACTTTGGTCTGACCGTATGTATGACCCAGAcactgtgggtgtgtgtcagCAAACACATGTCATCCCCTGAAACACCGTCTAGTCTaaggctggtgtgtgtgtttgtgtgtttgtgtgtgtgtgtgtgtgtgtgtgtgtgtgtgtgtgtgtgtgtgtgtgtgtgtaagacttACAGCGTAGGCCTTCAGTATGAGCTGAATAACATTGCCTGAGTCGTTGGACAGCGTTCCTACTGTGGTGCCAGGAATCAGCTCACTGTAGTTCTACAAGACAGAACGACAGACAGACTGGAAGACTGTTGTCATCCTACATAGTGAggaaactaataataataactaatgACGATAGTTGCACCAAACCTGTACTCTCATATGTGTATCACACTCTAATCTCATGCCATCCCAGTGTTGTTACATTCTTCACCTGTTTCCCTTTAACAGTTAGTTGCAAAAGTGTTTCCAGTTTGGGGAAAACTGAGTATGTATCTCACTGTGTCTGAACAGTGTATAATAGTGATTCATTTTGAGTTTCCATTCTTCCAAAGCAGGATCCAAGAATCTCAGTCTAAAACCAGTGAGGTTTGGATGACTTTAGCTACAGTATGTTCAAGATGAGCTGATTACCGAGTGGAATTTGTCATCCTCTCAGTTTCAGTTTGAAAAACAATGCTTAATTTACGCTTTTGAACAGAACTTAACAGAGTAAAATGCTGGATGTGCTGAGTGTGAACTGCAGAGCTCCTGACCTGGTACAGAGGAACCACAGGATTGGTGACAGCAAAAATGAGATTAATGTTGTTCTCCGACATCTTCTCTGTAATCAGAGCTAGAGATGGGTAATCCTGTGAGGCCAAACCAGACGGTGTGGTTAGCACATGCGGACATGAACATTGACATATTTAAACAAAGTCTTTCATTGTTTCTTTATCATACTGTTTCTGTTTACTGTCTGCgcaccaaacacacactaaaTATACACTAACCATGGTGGTAGACATGCTGTACATTTTGTCAGAGTTGAGGTGGCACTGCCCATCGTTGGGCTGTACAATTCCAGCAAGACGACCATCCAGAGCCACATGAGTCTTAGCGTCCGAGGTGAAGATCAGCAGGTGGGATGCACCAGGGCGCCAACCGATCTGCTCCTAGTTCCCATCAAACCACGTAACAATTCAGCTTTTGAATGAGGGAATACACTTTTAGTGGACCCTCATCTAAAGCAGCAAAGCTCTTTCTGATTAACTTTTAATTGTATCATCTAATTCTTCTCTTGGAAATCCTGAAATGTTTATAATTGTACAAGTGTGACAAAAGAGACAAAGACTGTATAAAACAAAGTCATGAGACAGTGAGTGAGTCTCTCCACCTTGCACACAGCAGCCTGGATGATGGCATCGAAGCCTCCCTCCGGGGCATCGCGGTTCCTGGACACCATCTGCTTCTTCACTTCCTCTGTGAAGCGGCCCACCTCCTCCGTCAGGGACAGAACGTGTTTGTAGCCAAACTGGGGCAGACAGGTGGTGTTAATGCTGTCAATGAAACAGAGATCAACTGATCAGGGTTCAGCTTCTTCATTCATCTGAACATCtgtttcatggcaatccattcaatCATTGTCCGGACCAAAGCAGTGGATCGACCAGCAGACCAACGTTGCAATCCCTATAGACTTTAGAGTCATTTCTCCTGTTCATCAGTATATTTTTCTGTTCCAAGCTGCTGTTAGTTTCCTAAAGATTAGCATTTGGTTAAAATGGCTATCCTGCAGTGCCAGTGgacccctctttctctctgtattGTACACTACTGGACCGAAATTCTTATCTTTTATCCAAACATTCCTGGAGCTCGGCAGACTGTGTGTATAGCGGGAAAGTAAATGACCCCAAGAGAACTTAAACCATCAAATCAACCTCAGTGGAGGCTTTGGGTGGGGTTATGACAGTTTGCATTGTTGGGCAGATTACCTGCGGCTGATTCAGAGAAGCTGACCAGGCAAATGTAAGCCTTTAACAAGTGCTGTGACTCTGAGCCCGATGCATTTTTACTGTGCAACGCTGTGATTAAAGGTGTCCTCACAAAATGACATCACCTGCATAATGAAGCTACTTCCCACATGCAGACATAAACAACCACTGAAATCAACACCAGTGGCTACTTATTAGGAATGTAAAACATTGCTCGAATGCATTTTCCATTACAGAGAGATCTGGATTCTGTTTAGGTACTTTTGTACAGACAAGGACACTTAAGGAGGACCACTGTGTTGTCCAAGATGGTTGAATAATACACTGTTGATGAAATCACTGAAAGAGGACAGCATAACATCAATCCACAAGGGTGCAAATACTGTATGAAGTACTTTTTAAACTTGTATTTTACCTGTAGCAGGGGTTCTTAACAGCTTCTTTGGGGGAGATGTACATGTAGGGCGAGAGCGGCTTGTCCACAAAAGCCCCAAAGCCCATGCGGAGGTTGCTGGTGGTGCGGTTCATGGCCTCGGCCAGGCCTTTGCCCAGCGTCCTCAGGCGGAAGAGATCATCGTTCATGGAGTAGGAGAGATCCATGAGGTAGTAGAGATCCACAGGGTAGTCCTCTACCTGACGCACTTTCACTGTGAAACGCTTAGCATCATCTGGTAAGTGTGATACAGAAACaccatttttaaaagaaaattgatTTGCAAGATGTTATTGGTAACTTCTACGTTAACGGTTGTATGTAACTCCCCTCCAAATCAAAATCTCTCTCCTTTAGTATATTAGACACTGCATCACTGTtgtaaaaaacacaaactcaGATGGTAAACCCTACCTGGCCTGAGGGTGATGTGTAGTTTCTGGGGATTTATCTGGGTGACGTCTTGCGTGGCCCCCGCTGCCTTGTTGCTGAGGGGCCGGTCCTCAATCACCTGCAATTTGCTGGTTGGAGACTCCAGAGCTGATAGAGCACAGCCTGCTGCCACCAGGTTACTCTTCAAATCACAGCGAGAAGAACTGGCAACCCCCTGGCCAAAGTCCTGGCAGAAGAGGCATTTTTTACATGTTATACAGAAAAGCAGTTTCCAGAAACCTCCTCAATGGTTTGGAAGTAAATTaatgtgttaaaaatgtaatcaaataatcatttatttaaagaatcCCCATCTGTAGTAAAGTAGTGTTAAGAGAGAAGGGCATATTGGATTCATATGAAGGCTACACTTCAAATGATCCAACATTATATTTCTATTAAAAACTTGTGTGAGAATCCATATTTAGTGAGTAAAGAAGCACTCCAACATCTCTCCAACAAACTCTGGACTTAAAGGCAAATTCCACCTTAAATTTAAATATCCATCCCAGCTGAACACCATCTACTACTATACTTCAACCAGTGCTTCTGAACATGAAGAAGTCTcagcaataaaccagagtactCAGGTTGAAGTTGAGTATGTCGAGTAAGTTGACCCCCAGTTTTACAGTATTAAATCATTGCGCTCATTAGTTTGAACCAGAAAATATGACTACATCCGCATGCAGTCACACAAGGTTAGTCACTGTGTCAAGTTCCAAGAATCGTATTTAAATAACAAAACCAGCACAAGGTTATTAGAGATGATTTTCCTTAAAAAGGCATTTATTTCATCTGAATTTATTTGATATTCTcaggataaaaaaaagtaatctagTCAACCAGATTAAATGGCTGACAAGGAGATCTGACTGTACCGCCCTGCACCAGCCCGGCTGGCAGAAAGGCTGTTGCCTGAATGAAGTAAAGTGGAAAAGGAACCCACCTCCTGGAAGCACCATGCACAGCTGGGGTGCACAGCCAGACATTGCTTGCATGTGCTGGCCCCTCTGGAGGTGCAGACATTTGAACCTGTAACCAAAAGCtgagttatttttttcccaaatgTACAGCAATTATTTGATTATAATGTTAACCTTATATGGGGGTTATTATCTGCTGTACCTATTTGTGAATTAAAATCaccaaccaaaccaaaccaataaTAATCATATAGGGAACATGATTTTTGGATGTGGCATCAGAGTTTTTGTATATTTCTCAGTAAAAAGATTAGGAGCAGAGAAACCAAAGTTAAAGTATACAGAGTTTGTTTAATAAAATTAGATCATTAAACCTGCATCTGATAACATTTTGGCACAATGAAACCTAAAAACGTTTTCAGATGTTGGATATACGATTAAAACTATTTATTCTACACACATGATGCATCCTGGTGCATTCCTTCACTGTCATAACTTTATAAATTAGTCCTTAAATGCAGTAAAaactaaacaacaaaaaacagcactGACATCTTAAAGTGGACATGTCACCAGGACAGACATATTCTGTCCAGGTAGAAGCAAGTTTATAATACATAATTCGTCTAACTCTTAGTAGAGTTGAAAACTTGTCTCATGTGTCTTCTCCCTCTAACATATTCTTGGCTACACGGGCAAAAACATGAAAACGACAGCGGCAgagcagaaaatgaaaacttaCCGTAAACTGCTATTATTCCAGTAAAGACATAATAGATCCATAATAGCCTTTGCGCCGGGAGAGCACCCATCCTGGTGCGGGCTCTCTGTAAGGACGGAGCCTGCCAACGAGCTCTGCTGGAAGTGCAAGCAgagaagaacaagaaaaaaCTTTTTACATCAACAATCGACACAACTCCAAATAGAGTCAAATGTGGTCACGCCACCCCCTCCCCTACTCCCGCATCCACAGCTCTCATTATCATACAATTAAATGTAGTGGGCGGGAGAAGTGCAGCATCCGAAAGCTGTGAGTTAGAGGAGCTTTTAGTTTGGTAGCGGGCAGGTCTGCAGAATCAAACATGCGTATTAACATATTATACCAGCTGGAATGTGGTTGTTCACTCAGGTATCTGTTTAAAAGGTTTCTTGTACTCAAAATAGCATAGGATATAGGCGAGTGTAATATTCAAATATCATgaacacacattcatttttgaTTTTGCAAAAACTGAATGTAAGTTATTTCTCagtgtaattgtttttttttttttttggctgaacCACTGCATTAAGATGTGTTATTGTGCTATGCAAATAAGAGATAGGCTTAATATAAAGTAAGCATTAACTGTAATCAAGTCTATATGAGCTTCGCATTAGTATACACTGCCCACTAGTGAACATAAGCTGTAAGGACGAGTGTCACCCCTTGGTAGGTCTgagccatagactgtaaatataaGTAATactatttacagtctatggtctgcaGGATTTTCTagaaaaaaatgtctcttttcttttgataaTTCCACAAATGACCAAAAAATGTGTTCAAAAAATGAAACATGGCCTAATAATAGCctcatatttaaatatttgtacaaACGTATAAGGTTTTTTCTCATTAAACATACATCTGGTCTCTGTTGGCCAAATCCTGACaacatttttcttatttcacAGGCTGTAAATGGCTCTGGAGCCACATTGACTTCAGAGTGGTCAATGCCAATTTTGCTATTGGctacattttttacattcacaATTTAATGATTACAGGCTGCTCATTACAGATGGTCTCCTCTTTACTACGGAGGAAAGGCATATCTGATTTACACACACAATTCTTGTGACATGCTGAGCCCTTCAACCAAGGTAAAAAGTTTTGCTTAACAGTACTAGGTAATTTttccttaaaataaatattagtcCAATTCACAAtggctaatatatatatatatatatatatatacacatctataaatatgtatacacatctatatatatacatctatatcgatatatatatcaatatagatatatatcgatatatatagatagatagatagatagatagatagatagatagatagatagagagatagatagatagatagatagatagatgtacaGACATATGGAATAATGTTGTCCATGGCTGTAGTACCATTTATATCCACCAGATGTCATTTTCTTACAACATGTGGCTGAGCCTTCGAAAGCATGTGTATGATGCATCTGCTGGTTGTGGTTCACAAAAACCTTTACATTTGACTCATCTAAGTTTTATTTTCCCCCCTTGTACATCTTTCAATCTTTCTGACTTGTGGTCTTTGTTATGGATGATTATGAACACTGACTGGTGCATGAGGCTGCTGCAGGAGAAAACACATGTAAAAGGGATTGTTAGCAAGTAGTAAGGGAACACGTGTCCATTGTTATTAACAATTCAGGGCCAGTGACAAggaagataattttttttctgtttaggtGAAGGATGTTTTGGGACAGTTTTTGGGACACAGTTTTTGTTAAACAATCACGTTTCATTTGCATCTTGCTGGGATTGTTTCATTGAACTAAACGTTGTTGGCATGGCAGTGAGATGTGAACAGGACTGGTGAGCGGAGTGGGGTGGAGCCTTGAGGCGTAACAGATGTAAACAATGAAGCAGAAGAAACACAATCACCAGGAGAGACAATGAGGACCGGTCCAAAGCAGTCCCAATTACTTCAGCTTGTCAGTTAAAAGGGGCATTGATGACATACGAAGAGTACATGTGGGAAGCACAGTTTAAGCTTCACATTTTTAGGGAAACCAATAACCGacaagcatttttttctctgtacctccctctcttctccttctccatccttGTCAGTtgttcttctgtctttgtacCTTTTTGGACATTTGTCCTCCCTCTTGAGCCTTCTGTTGCTCAACTTTGCATCTGTAACTCTTTCTCTTGCTTCACATTTGCATTGCCTTCCCTTccctctttttttaaactttcacaTGCAGTTGCACAACATTCTGCGAGGAAAAAGCTCCTCTTTTCTCCAGCAGGTTTGATTGACAGCACCCCTTGCACAgtaagtgtgcgtgtgtgtgtgtgtgtgtgtgtgtgtgtgtgtgtgtgtgtgtgtgtgtgtgtttgtggggggTGCATGCATCTTGGAATCAACCTGTGTCTTTTAGAAGTTTAATTGCAGCATTTGGTCTTTCTTCTCCGGGGCCATCAGAGTGCGTGCATACATGTTTTCATATGTGTGTACGTATGTGAGCGTAAGTGCATGCGTGTCCTACGTGTGTGAATGCTGCTTCGAGGAAACAAAACCAGTCCAAAGGTTGCGAAAGAGCTCTCACACTGATTCATCTGAGTGCAGgcacacgtgcgcacacacacacacacacacacacacacacacacacacacacacacacacacacacacacacacacacacacacacacacacacacacacacacacacacacacaggggttgTGTGTTGACTTAAGAGTTAATGAATGGATGATTGAGGGCTGCAGGGGTTGGGGAGCAGTACCGTGGAAACAACCCCTCTTTCCCAGGAAGGGAGTATAGAGCAAGAGTTAGAGACAAAGAAAGGCAGAGAAAATGAGTGTCTCAAAGACAGAATGAAATTCAGATTGTGTGTGCACGGAGCCAAGGGGGCTGTGGGGCAAACTACTTGAAGCAGAAGTATTCTAAGCCCCAATAAAGCAAGTAGCATGTACTTGACAAGGACccaaagggaaagagagagggagtgaagcAGCTGTTGGAGGAGagtgagacaaagaaagagaggggggctgtccTTA includes:
- the itgb3b gene encoding integrin beta-3b isoform X2; translation: MGALPAQRLLWIYYVFTGIIAVYGSNVCTSRGASTCKQCLAVHPSCAWCFQEDFGQGVASSSRCDLKSNLVAAGCALSALESPTSKLQVIEDRPLSNKAAGATQDVTQINPQKLHITLRPDDAKRFTVKVRQVEDYPVDLYYLMDLSYSMNDDLFRLRTLGKGLAEAMNRTTSNLRMGFGAFVDKPLSPYMYISPKEAVKNPCYSINTTCLPQFGYKHVLSLTEEVGRFTEEVKKQMVSRNRDAPEGGFDAIIQAAVCKEQIGWRPGASHLLIFTSDAKTHVALDGRLAGIVQPNDGQCHLNSDKMYSMSTTMDYPSLALITEKMSENNINLIFAVTNPVVPLYQNYSELIPGTTVGTLSNDSGNVIQLILKAYAKIRSKVELELQGVPEELSLSFNATCLNGELIPGLKSCSGLKIGDTVSFSVEARARGCPKQKKKTFIIKPVGFKDSLSITINFECDCKCQTKAQPNSPKCNQGNGTYECGICLCHPGRLGPHCECAEGDYNPTEQDRCSGPAGSGGPQSAICSGRGDCVCGQCVCHSSDFGKVWGKLCECDDFNCLRYKGELCSGHGVCNCGFCQCAPDWQGENCNCSRRTDTCMSNLGLLCSGRGQCVCGACECTQPGAYGATCDKCPTCPDACTMKKECVECKHFKRGKLFEDNTCSRICKDEILLVDEIVLHDTNAVNCTYKDEDDCVERFQYYEDASGKSILFVVKEPGTTG
- the itgb3b gene encoding integrin beta-3b isoform X1, with product MGALPAQRLLWIYYVFTGIIAVYGSNVCTSRGASTCKQCLAVHPSCAWCFQEDFGQGVASSSRCDLKSNLVAAGCALSALESPTSKLQVIEDRPLSNKAAGATQDVTQINPQKLHITLRPDDAKRFTVKVRQVEDYPVDLYYLMDLSYSMNDDLFRLRTLGKGLAEAMNRTTSNLRMGFGAFVDKPLSPYMYISPKEAVKNPCYSINTTCLPQFGYKHVLSLTEEVGRFTEEVKKQMVSRNRDAPEGGFDAIIQAAVCKEQIGWRPGASHLLIFTSDAKTHVALDGRLAGIVQPNDGQCHLNSDKMYSMSTTMDYPSLALITEKMSENNINLIFAVTNPVVPLYQNYSELIPGTTVGTLSNDSGNVIQLILKAYAKIRSKVELELQGVPEELSLSFNATCLNGELIPGLKSCSGLKIGDTVSFSVEARARGCPKQKKKTFIIKPVGFKDSLSITINFECDCKCQTKAQPNSPKCNQGNGTYECGICLCHPGRLGPHCECAEGDYNPTEQDRCSGPAGSGGPQSAICSGRGDCVCGQCVCHSSDFGKVWGKLCECDDFNCLRYKGELCSGHGVCNCGFCQCAPDWQGENCNCSRRTDTCMSNLGLLCSGRGQCVCGACECTQPGAYGATCDKCPTCPDACTMKKECVECKHFKRGKLFEDNTCSRICKDEILLVDEIVLHDTNAVNCTYKDEDDCVERFQYYEDASGKSILFVVKEPDCPKGPDILVVLLSVAGAILFLGLAALLIWKLLVTIHDRREFAKFEEERAHAKWDTGHNPLYKGATSTFTNITYRGKD